A window of Castanea sativa cultivar Marrone di Chiusa Pesio chromosome 1, ASM4071231v1 contains these coding sequences:
- the LOC142636621 gene encoding uncharacterized protein At4g02000-like, with protein MAKVKLSKEMKARIRVPWSKALIVKVYGRLVGFHYLTFKINASWKPMAKMDCVTLGRDFILIRFSSINDYDKVLRGGPWIIGEYFLAIKPWEPYFKVFEAKLTSVVVWVRFSELPIEFYDAFILKEIGSVIGLVLRIDFYTTSKTKGGYARLRVQIDLDKPLKQFYMRLLALFGWED; from the coding sequence ATGGCTAAGGTGAAACTCTCCAAAGAAATGAAAGCTCGCATCAGGGTGCCATGGTCGAAGGCCTTGATAGTGAAAGTGTATGGTAGGTTAGTTGGATTCCACTACTTAACTTTCAAAATCAATGCTTCATGGAAACCAATGGCGAAGATGGATTGTGTGACCTTGGGCAGAGATTTTATCCTAATTAGATTTAGTAGTATCAACGACTATGACAAAGTTCTTCGGGGAGGACCGTGGATTATAGGGGAGTATTTCCTTGCAATCAAGCCTTGGGAACCTTATTTCAAAGTTTTTGAGGCCAAGCTTACGTCGGTGGTAGTATGGGTAAGATTTTCTGAATTGCCAATTGAATTTTATGATGCATTTATACTGAAGGAAATTGGGAGTGTCATTGGTCTTGTACTTCGTATTGACTTTTACACAACCTCAAAGACCAAAGGAGGTTATGCAAGGTTACGCGTTCAGATAGACTTAGATAAACCACTTAAGCAGTTTTATATGAGGTTATTAGCTCTATTCGGGTGGGAAGATTAG